In Arthrobacter sp. B3I9, the following are encoded in one genomic region:
- a CDS encoding FAD:protein FMN transferase, producing the protein MGTVVSVATPAAVSAESATGRNETAGARGTAAAAVERVFAGLDARFSLYRPDSEASKLARGEITLRKASAELLDRYADAAGWRLLTGGAFTPERPDGVLDLSGIIKGYAILRAGAALRALGLEAWCLNAGGDVLVSGSPAPGSGASWHTGIVDPADRMGLAAAFPLGGTSRFCSLATSGSAERGDHIWTAGTGRADFVQVSVAAADIVTADVLATAIMAGGRPMLDRATDNWDVEVLAISADGGLLATPGFRATS; encoded by the coding sequence ATGGGGACCGTCGTCAGCGTCGCGACGCCAGCGGCTGTCTCAGCGGAATCGGCCACCGGGAGGAACGAGACCGCCGGTGCGCGCGGCACGGCAGCGGCCGCCGTCGAACGCGTCTTTGCCGGGCTGGACGCACGGTTCAGCCTGTACCGGCCCGACTCGGAGGCCAGCAAACTGGCGCGCGGGGAAATCACACTCCGGAAAGCCTCGGCCGAGCTGCTGGACCGGTACGCGGACGCCGCCGGCTGGCGGCTGCTGACCGGGGGCGCCTTCACCCCGGAGCGGCCCGACGGTGTCCTGGACCTGTCCGGAATCATCAAGGGTTACGCCATCCTGCGCGCGGGCGCCGCCCTTCGTGCCCTGGGCCTGGAGGCCTGGTGCCTGAACGCCGGCGGTGACGTACTGGTCAGCGGCTCCCCCGCCCCGGGCTCGGGGGCATCATGGCACACCGGGATCGTGGACCCGGCCGACCGCATGGGACTTGCCGCGGCCTTTCCATTGGGCGGCACCAGCCGCTTCTGCTCGCTGGCAACCTCCGGCTCGGCGGAGCGGGGGGACCATATCTGGACTGCCGGAACCGGCCGGGCCGATTTCGTCCAGGTGTCGGTGGCCGCCGCGGACATCGTCACCGCCGACGTGCTGGCGACAGCAATTATGGCTGGCGGACGCCCGATGCTCGATCGAGCCACGGACAACTGGGACGTCGAAGTCCTTGCCATCTCGGCCGACGGCGGCCTGCTTGCCACGCCGGGATTCCGGGCGACGAGCTAA
- the rpsN gene encoding 30S ribosomal protein S14 — protein MAKKSMIAKNEQRKVIVERYAAKRLELKKALVDPNSTDEAREAARLGLQKLPRNASPVRVRNRDIIDGRPRGTFQKFGISRVRLRDMAHRGELPGITKSSW, from the coding sequence ATGGCTAAGAAGTCAATGATCGCTAAGAACGAACAGCGTAAAGTCATCGTCGAGCGTTACGCTGCCAAGCGCCTCGAACTGAAGAAGGCCCTGGTTGACCCCAACTCAACCGACGAAGCTCGCGAAGCTGCACGCCTCGGCCTGCAGAAGCTCCCGCGCAACGCCTCCCCGGTGCGCGTTCGTAACCGCGACATCATCGATGGCCGTCCCCGCGGCACCTTCCAGAAGTTCGGTATCTCCCGTGTCCGCTTGCGCGACATGGCCCACCGCGGTGAGCTCCCGGGCATCACGAAGTCTTCCTGGTAA
- the rpmB gene encoding 50S ribosomal protein L28 translates to MAAHCQVTGAEPGFGHSISHSHRRNKRRFDPNIQKKRYWVPSLRRNVTLQVSAKGIKTIDVRGIDVVVAAILARGVKL, encoded by the coding sequence ATGGCAGCACACTGCCAGGTGACCGGAGCCGAGCCGGGCTTTGGACACAGCATTTCGCACTCGCACCGTCGCAACAAGCGCCGGTTCGATCCGAACATCCAGAAGAAGCGCTACTGGGTTCCGTCCCTGCGCCGTAATGTCACTTTGCAGGTCTCTGCAAAGGGCATCAAGACCATCGACGTACGTGGCATCGACGTAGTCGTAGCCGCCATCCTGGCACGAGGAGTGAAGCTCTAG
- a CDS encoding FMN-binding protein, with protein sequence MRIRGAVSAALASAGILLVGWQSGGQPAETASSATGTSASTSTGAAGSTGTSSGSAGTGSAASGSTGAAAKAAGTFPGAVVQTRFGAVQVQITVQSGKITDVTALQLTDAERKSIQISNRAAPLLRTEVLAAQSADVQTISGATVTSDAYLSSLQAALDAANL encoded by the coding sequence GTGAGAATACGGGGAGCGGTTTCAGCAGCACTGGCATCGGCCGGAATTCTTCTGGTGGGCTGGCAGTCGGGCGGCCAGCCTGCCGAGACGGCAAGCTCAGCGACGGGCACGTCCGCCAGCACCTCCACCGGCGCAGCCGGCAGTACCGGCACCTCGTCCGGTAGCGCCGGGACCGGCAGCGCAGCGTCCGGCAGCACCGGCGCGGCGGCCAAGGCGGCCGGAACGTTTCCCGGCGCCGTCGTCCAGACCCGCTTCGGCGCCGTCCAGGTGCAGATCACAGTGCAGTCCGGCAAGATCACCGATGTCACTGCGCTCCAGTTGACGGACGCAGAGCGGAAGTCCATCCAGATCAGCAACCGGGCGGCACCCCTGCTCCGGACCGAGGTCCTTGCTGCCCAGTCTGCTGACGTGCAGACGATCAGCGGCGCCACGGTCACAAGTGATGCCTATCTGAGTTCGCTCCAGGCAGCCCTCGATGCAGCGAACCTCTGA
- a CDS encoding ferredoxin reductase family protein translates to MTPLLQSAVPAGTRRPPGRPDSPRYGQDPFRAQSRRRLLRTDLLTVLAWSSVAGAVALWLADGGASGFSTLAGSFTAVGIVAGLAGMDLVLLMLLLAARIPLIDAAVGHDRALEFHRKLGKPALYLLLAHGVLIAVGYGMAEGLDPVSEAVALWALVPDMWLAFVSIALFIAVVVTSLVAVRRRFPYEFWYAVHLLTYAAVLTSIPHQFSVGGLFAEGTWQRWYWLAICIATGTALVHYRVLEPVVATFRHQLTVSRVVPVAPGVVSIEMTGLHLADLAGSGGRFFIWRFLAPGLWWHPHPFSLSAEPIRFDPAGNGMLRITVRNLGRGSKQLAAVKPGTKVAVEGPYGLFSTAARSRKRVVMIGAGIGITPLRALLEHTPFEPGDATVLLRGHSGSELYLGDEILELCQGRGATLFHLVGPRAAGGPAWLPEEAACAGHRLESYVQDLADSDIYICGPANWARVVLDDARAAGAKEEQLHYERFDW, encoded by the coding sequence ATGACACCACTACTCCAGTCCGCTGTTCCAGCAGGAACCCGCCGCCCACCTGGGCGCCCGGACAGTCCTCGCTACGGCCAGGACCCGTTCCGGGCGCAGTCGCGTCGGCGGCTGTTGCGGACCGACCTGTTGACCGTCCTCGCGTGGTCATCGGTGGCCGGCGCCGTGGCGTTGTGGCTCGCCGACGGCGGCGCGTCAGGGTTCTCCACGCTCGCCGGATCATTCACGGCCGTTGGAATCGTAGCCGGCCTCGCGGGCATGGACCTCGTCCTGTTGATGCTGCTCCTGGCGGCCCGTATCCCGCTCATCGACGCCGCCGTCGGCCACGACCGGGCTCTCGAGTTCCACCGGAAGCTCGGGAAGCCGGCGCTGTACCTCCTGCTGGCCCACGGGGTTCTCATCGCGGTGGGCTACGGGATGGCCGAGGGCCTGGACCCGGTCAGCGAGGCGGTTGCCTTGTGGGCGCTCGTCCCCGACATGTGGCTGGCCTTCGTATCAATCGCACTGTTCATCGCCGTCGTGGTCACGTCCCTGGTGGCCGTCCGCCGTCGGTTCCCCTACGAGTTCTGGTACGCGGTCCATCTGCTTACCTACGCTGCCGTCCTGACGTCGATCCCGCACCAGTTCAGCGTGGGCGGACTCTTTGCCGAGGGCACCTGGCAGCGCTGGTACTGGCTCGCCATCTGCATCGCCACGGGCACCGCCCTCGTGCACTACCGGGTCCTGGAGCCAGTCGTGGCCACGTTCCGGCACCAGCTGACGGTCAGCCGGGTGGTGCCGGTGGCGCCGGGGGTCGTCAGCATCGAGATGACGGGGCTGCACCTGGCCGATCTCGCGGGCAGCGGCGGACGGTTCTTCATCTGGAGGTTTCTCGCTCCCGGGCTGTGGTGGCACCCGCACCCGTTCAGCCTCTCGGCCGAGCCCATCCGGTTCGACCCGGCAGGCAATGGCATGTTGCGGATCACCGTCCGGAACCTGGGCCGTGGCTCCAAGCAGCTGGCAGCAGTGAAGCCAGGCACCAAAGTGGCCGTGGAGGGACCCTACGGGCTCTTCAGCACCGCAGCCCGCAGCCGGAAGCGTGTCGTCATGATCGGAGCCGGCATCGGGATCACCCCGCTCCGCGCCCTGCTGGAGCACACCCCGTTTGAACCTGGCGACGCTACCGTCCTGCTCCGCGGCCACAGCGGGTCGGAGCTTTACCTCGGCGACGAGATCCTGGAACTCTGCCAGGGACGCGGCGCCACGCTGTTCCACCTTGTGGGCCCGCGCGCCGCGGGCGGCCCCGCCTGGCTTCCGGAGGAAGCTGCGTGTGCGGGGCACCGGCTGGAGAGCTACGTTCAGGACCTGGCCGATTCCGACATCTACATTTGCGGACCCGCGAACTGGGCCCGCGTCGTCCTCGACGATGCCCGCGCCGCCGGCGCCAAGGAAGAACAACTCCACTACGAAAGGTTTGACTGGTGA
- the rpmG gene encoding 50S ribosomal protein L33 → MAKDKDVRPIIKLKSTAGTGYTYVTRKNRRNDPDRLVLKKYDPKIRQHVEFREER, encoded by the coding sequence GTGGCAAAGGACAAGGACGTACGTCCGATCATCAAGCTCAAGTCGACCGCGGGCACGGGTTACACCTACGTGACGCGCAAGAACCGTCGTAACGATCCGGACCGCCTGGTTCTGAAGAAGTACGACCCCAAAATCCGCCAGCACGTCGAATTCCGAGAGGAGCGCTAA